A stretch of the uncultured Trichococcus sp. genome encodes the following:
- a CDS encoding DUF2500 domain-containing protein: MGEDLELVMILASIGIISAFGYLVFNWVLNLTAVEVTENAKLIGKDTESASHMNGDSLMTTTSYVMTFEVEGGERITFRVGRGVYRKYVIGDYGRLTYKRKWFRQFERI, from the coding sequence ATGGGTGAGGATCTTGAGTTGGTTATGATTTTGGCGAGCATCGGAATCATCAGTGCATTTGGGTATCTGGTCTTTAATTGGGTTTTGAATTTGACTGCTGTGGAGGTTACCGAAAACGCCAAATTGATCGGGAAAGATACGGAGAGTGCGAGTCACATGAACGGGGACTCTTTGATGACGACAACAAGCTATGTGATGACCTTTGAAGTGGAAGGTGGCGAACGCATCACTTTCCGTGTCGGCAGAGGGGTATACCGCAAGTATGTCATCGGCGATTATGGGCGGCTGACGTACAAAAGAAAATGGTTCAGACAATTTGAACGGATTTGA
- a CDS encoding CarD family transcriptional regulator — protein sequence MYKVNDLIVYGNEGVCRVEALEVMNVTSVANDRLYYVLKPLYRNGTVFTPVDTKVFMRPVISADDAQEIIEQIPTIETDILYSSANLLSEHYDKAMERHDCKYLIQVIKTVYLKNQIAATKNKKVSETDKRYMKKAEDMLYGEFAVVLEMPKNDVKAYVEEKVSAIELSLSK from the coding sequence ATGTACAAAGTTAATGATTTGATAGTGTATGGAAACGAAGGGGTCTGCCGAGTCGAAGCACTCGAAGTTATGAATGTCACTTCTGTCGCAAATGATCGTCTCTATTACGTTCTGAAGCCCCTGTACCGTAACGGAACAGTATTCACACCCGTTGATACGAAAGTATTTATGCGTCCCGTCATTTCGGCCGATGACGCGCAAGAAATCATCGAACAGATTCCTACAATCGAAACGGATATCCTATACAGCAGTGCGAATCTGCTTTCCGAACATTATGATAAAGCCATGGAACGTCATGATTGCAAATACCTGATCCAGGTGATCAAAACGGTCTACCTCAAGAACCAGATTGCTGCCACAAAAAATAAAAAGGTTTCTGAAACCGACAAACGCTACATGAAAAAAGCCGAAGACATGCTTTACGGCGAATTCGCGGTCGTGTTGGAGATGCCAAAAAACGACGTAAAAGCTTACGTCGAAGAAAAAGTTTCGGCAATCGAATTAAGCTTAAGCAAGTAA
- the queD gene encoding 6-carboxytetrahydropterin synthase QueD, with the protein MYMLKTEHSFDSAHFLAGYAGKCANIHGHRWRVEIEVQSEELVASGQLDGMIVDFGDLKKDLKAAVDHLDHALIIEQGTMRDQTLQCIKEDGFAVIEFPFRPTAENFAAYFYRTMAGLGYDVKRATVYETPTNSAAYEESGVR; encoded by the coding sequence ATGTATATGTTAAAAACAGAGCACAGCTTCGACAGCGCTCATTTTCTTGCTGGCTATGCAGGCAAATGCGCAAACATCCACGGCCACAGATGGCGGGTCGAAATCGAGGTTCAATCGGAAGAATTGGTCGCATCCGGCCAACTGGATGGAATGATAGTGGATTTCGGGGATTTGAAAAAGGATCTCAAGGCCGCCGTGGATCACTTGGATCACGCGCTGATCATCGAGCAGGGGACCATGCGGGACCAAACGCTGCAGTGCATCAAGGAAGACGGTTTTGCCGTCATCGAATTCCCGTTCCGGCCGACAGCCGAAAATTTCGCCGCCTATTTCTACAGAACGATGGCCGGTTTGGGCTATGATGTAAAGCGCGCCACCGTTTATGAAACACCGACAAACAGCGCCGCTTATGAAGAAAGCGGGGTAAGATAA
- a CDS encoding aldo/keto reductase: MQTVKLNNGVEIPVLGFGTFQITDPVEAEQSVIAAIKAGYRHIDTAQSYMNEEAVGRGIANSGVPREELFVTTKVWVENVSYEGVKASFERSLKRLGLDYVDMLLIHQPYSDVHGAWRAMEELQEQGKVRAIGVSNFAVDRAVDLATFNKVVPQMDQIEINPFHQRIEVIAALKEEGIMPEAWAPFAEGKNDIFNNEVLVAIGKKYNKSVAQVITRWLVEQDIVVLAKSTKPERMAENLDVFDFVLTDEDKAQIATLDEGESQFFSHADLKIIKWLAERKMNV; the protein is encoded by the coding sequence ATGCAAACAGTAAAATTAAACAACGGTGTAGAGATTCCCGTTTTAGGCTTCGGTACTTTTCAGATTACCGATCCTGTTGAGGCAGAACAATCCGTCATTGCAGCAATCAAAGCGGGCTACCGCCATATCGATACAGCCCAGTCGTACATGAATGAGGAAGCTGTCGGACGCGGCATCGCAAATTCCGGCGTGCCGCGCGAAGAGCTTTTTGTGACGACCAAAGTTTGGGTGGAAAATGTTTCCTATGAAGGTGTGAAGGCTTCATTCGAGCGCTCGCTCAAGCGTTTGGGGCTGGACTACGTCGATATGCTTTTGATCCACCAACCATACAGCGATGTCCACGGGGCTTGGAGAGCAATGGAGGAATTGCAGGAACAAGGAAAAGTGCGCGCAATCGGTGTTTCCAACTTCGCCGTTGACCGTGCGGTGGATTTGGCGACCTTCAATAAAGTCGTACCGCAGATGGACCAGATTGAAATCAATCCGTTCCACCAACGCATCGAAGTCATCGCAGCGTTGAAAGAGGAAGGCATCATGCCGGAAGCTTGGGCTCCTTTTGCGGAAGGAAAAAATGACATCTTCAACAACGAAGTACTGGTCGCCATCGGGAAAAAATACAACAAATCAGTGGCGCAAGTCATTACCCGCTGGTTGGTGGAGCAGGATATCGTGGTCCTGGCAAAATCGACCAAACCGGAGCGCATGGCTGAAAACCTGGATGTGTTCGATTTCGTTTTGACGGATGAAGACAAAGCGCAGATTGCTACTCTTGATGAGGGCGAAAGCCAATTCTTCTCGCATGCCGATCTTAAAATCATCAAATGGTTGGCGGAAAGAAAAATGAATGTGTAA
- a CDS encoding glycoside hydrolase family 1 protein, which produces MHKKYAVTLFEAYGSKVKYRITINEQNIFTRMGGEEKVYCLVNHNVFLAHAEAVLAFQDLVPDGMIGASFALHPSYAIDCKPENVVAKMDYDDLKNYWWMDVYAYGRYPKAAMKYLQTKGVAPEFEPGDAELLAEAAKHVDFMGVNYYRSDTVEYNPMDGVYSSGVFNTTGEKGSMTIPGVPGLYKNPLNPNLPTTDWDWTIDPVGIRIGCRDITSRYDLPIIISENGLGAFDTLEEDGSIHDPYRIAYLSEHLKEIKLAIEEGSEVLAYCTWSFTDLLSWLNGYQKRYGFVYVDQYEEAVEPSLKRYKKDSYFWYKDVIASDGKTLFE; this is translated from the coding sequence ATACACAAGAAATACGCCGTGACTTTGTTCGAGGCGTACGGCAGCAAAGTGAAATACCGGATCACGATCAACGAGCAGAACATCTTCACGCGGATGGGCGGCGAAGAAAAAGTCTACTGCCTAGTGAACCATAACGTCTTCTTGGCGCATGCCGAGGCCGTGTTGGCTTTCCAGGATCTGGTTCCCGACGGCATGATCGGCGCGAGCTTCGCCCTGCATCCGAGCTACGCCATCGACTGCAAGCCGGAAAACGTCGTAGCCAAAATGGATTATGACGATCTGAAAAACTATTGGTGGATGGATGTTTACGCATATGGACGCTATCCCAAAGCGGCCATGAAGTACTTGCAGACAAAAGGCGTGGCACCTGAATTCGAGCCGGGCGATGCGGAATTGCTGGCGGAAGCCGCCAAGCATGTCGATTTCATGGGCGTCAACTATTACCGCAGCGACACGGTCGAATACAATCCGATGGACGGCGTCTACAGCAGCGGCGTGTTCAACACAACCGGCGAAAAAGGTTCGATGACCATTCCGGGCGTTCCCGGGTTGTACAAAAATCCGCTGAATCCCAATCTGCCGACGACCGATTGGGATTGGACCATCGATCCGGTCGGCATCCGCATCGGCTGCCGCGACATCACGAGCCGCTATGACCTGCCGATCATCATTTCCGAAAACGGCCTCGGCGCTTTCGATACGCTCGAGGAGGACGGCAGCATCCATGACCCTTACCGGATTGCCTATCTATCGGAACACCTCAAGGAAATCAAACTGGCGATCGAAGAAGGCTCGGAAGTGCTCGCCTACTGCACATGGTCGTTCACCGATCTGCTCAGCTGGCTGAACGGCTACCAAAAACGCTACGGCTTCGTCTATGTCGACCAGTACGAAGAAGCCGTCGAACCTTCCCTTAAGCGCTACAAGAAGGATAGCTACTTCTGGTACAAGGACGTCATCGCCAGCGATGGAAAAACGCTGTTCGAGTGA
- a CDS encoding type II toxin-antitoxin system RelB/DinJ family antitoxin yields the protein MVTKVKKTTIQVRIDETTKRKAAAVLNNLGMDTSTAINVFLRQVIAENGLPFQPKQPAFNSETLAAIQESDEMIKNKTGNKYASVDELFADISEE from the coding sequence ATGGTCACTAAAGTAAAGAAAACCACAATTCAGGTTAGAATTGATGAAACAACCAAAAGAAAAGCGGCAGCCGTATTGAACAATCTAGGCATGGATACAAGTACCGCCATCAATGTATTTTTAAGACAAGTAATAGCTGAAAACGGTTTGCCATTCCAACCAAAGCAACCTGCATTCAATAGTGAAACCCTAGCCGCTATCCAAGAATCTGATGAAATGATCAAAAACAAAACAGGAAATAAATATGCTTCCGTCGACGAGCTTTTCGCTGACATCTCAGAGGAATAG